From a single Callithrix jacchus isolate 240 chromosome 5, calJac240_pri, whole genome shotgun sequence genomic region:
- the GJB6 gene encoding gap junction beta-6 protein: MDWGTLHAVIGGVNKHSTSIGKVWITVIFIFRVMILVVAAHEVWGDEQEDFVCNTLQPGCKNVCYDHFFPVSHIRLWALQLIFVSTPALLVAMHVAYYRQETARKFRRGEKRNEFKDLEDIKKQKVRIEGSLWWTYTSSIFFRIIFEAAFMYVFYFLYSGYHLPWVLKCGIDPCPNLVDCFISRPTEKTVFTIFMISASVICMLLNVAELCYLLLKVCFRRSKRAQSQSNHPNHTLKENKQNEMNELISDSGQNAITGFPS, encoded by the coding sequence ATGGATTGGGGGACCCTGCACGCTGTCATCGGGGGTGTCAACAAACACTCCACCAGCATCGGGAAGGTATGGATCACCGTCATCTTTATCTTCCGAGTCATGATCCTCGTCGTGGCTGCCCACGAAGTGTGGGGGGACGAGCAGGAGGACTTCGTCTGCAACACACTGCAACCGGGTTGCAAAAATGTGTGCTACGACCACTTTTTCCCAGTGTCCCACATCCGGCTGTGGGCCCTCCAGCTGATCTTCGTCTCCACCCCGGCACTGCTGGTGGCCATGCATGTGGCCTACTACAGGCAAGAAACCGCCCGCAAGTTCAGGCgaggagagaagaggaatgaATTCAAAGACCTAGAGGACATTAAAAAGCAGAAGGTTCGGATAGAGGGGTCGCTGTGGTGGACGTACACCAGCAGCATCTTTTTCCGAATCATCTTCGAAGCGGCCTTTATGTATGTGTTTTACTTCCTTTACAGCGGGTACCACCTGCCCTGGGTATTGAAATGTGGGATTGACCCCTGCCCCAACCTGGTTGACTGCTTTATTTCTAGGCCAACGGAGAAGACCGTGTTTACCATTTTTATGATTTCTGCATCTGTGATTTGCATGCTGCTTAATGTGGCGGAGTTGTGCTACCTGCTGCTCAAAGTGTGTTTTAGGAGATCAAAGAGAGCACAGTCCCAAAGCAATCACCCCAACCACACCCTGAAGGAGAATAAGCAGAATGAAATGAACGAGCTGATTTCCGATAGTGGTCAAAATGCAATCACAGGTTTCCCAAGTTAA